The Methanosphaera sp. genome contains a region encoding:
- the speB gene encoding agmatinase, translating to MFFYADNMMNFAFSQPLDDDDYIDGAYAFFGVGFDSTTTYKSGARYGPKAVREASYNFEAYNLRFNKHVTAPCYDIGDVALNNGNYEKTNMMIEDTTKTLLEMGLKPIAVGGEHTITNGTLGAIYDYDHELFHDLTVVHLDAHLDMRDTYLDEKFSHATVLRRVAEHNPREIIQLGIRSAEYDELQYVNSQDNISYYTSYDIFDRKDEILKTLNKIDSPVYITVDIDVLDPAYAPSVGTPAPCGLTPRDVEDIIEVVSNKDVVGLDVVEVSSDTIGDVTSINAAKVIYDFLTHKSTQDNSLN from the coding sequence ATGTTTTTTTATGCAGATAATATGATGAACTTTGCATTTTCACAACCACTCGATGATGATGACTACATAGATGGTGCATATGCATTTTTTGGAGTAGGATTTGACAGTACAACCACATATAAATCAGGTGCAAGATATGGACCTAAGGCTGTGCGTGAAGCATCATATAACTTTGAAGCATACAACCTCCGTTTTAATAAGCATGTAACAGCACCATGTTATGATATAGGAGATGTAGCATTAAATAATGGAAACTATGAAAAGACAAATATGATGATAGAAGATACAACAAAAACACTTCTTGAAATGGGATTAAAGCCAATAGCAGTAGGTGGAGAACACACAATAACAAATGGAACACTTGGTGCAATTTATGACTATGACCATGAACTATTTCATGACTTAACTGTTGTTCATCTTGATGCACACCTTGACATGCGTGACACCTATCTTGATGAGAAATTTTCACATGCAACAGTACTAAGACGAGTTGCAGAACACAATCCACGAGAGATAATACAACTTGGTATAAGATCTGCTGAATATGATGAACTTCAATATGTAAATTCACAAGATAACATATCATACTATACAAGTTATGACATCTTTGATAGAAAAGATGAAATACTAAAAACATTAAATAAAATAGATTCACCTGTATATATAACAGTAGATATTGACGTACTTGATCCTGCCTATGCACCAAGTGTGGGAACACCAGCACCATGTGGCTTAACACCACGTGATGTAGAAGATATAATAGAGGTAGTATCAAATAAAGATGTGGTGGGACTTGACGTAGTTGAGGTATCATCAGATACAATAGGTGATGTAACATCAATAAATGCTGCAAAGGTAATATATGATTTCCTAACACATAAATCAACACAAGATAATAGCCTAAATTAA
- the hemB gene encoding porphobilinogen synthase, which produces MFPTTRLRRMRADKRIREMFSETPKPDMSDYIYPLYIEESAKNGSPKHIDTMPGQYRYSVDDAVEYAGKLEDKGLTSVILFGIPDHKDEVASSAYDPNGIIQQTIRALKEQTNLVVLGDVCMCEYTNHGHCGIINDDGYVQNDPTLEYLSKIAVSYADAGVDVIAPSDMMDGRVDAIRTALDLNDYVNTPIFSYAAKYASTYYAPFRDAADSAPSFGDRKSYQMDPGNFNEAIREVELDVLEGTDAIIVKPALAYLDVLREVKQTFKMPTIAYQVSGEYSMICAGIEKGYITKDLLYETLLSIKRAGADMIISYFVPMLAEDL; this is translated from the coding sequence ATGTTTCCAACAACAAGACTAAGAAGAATGAGAGCAGATAAAAGAATACGTGAAATGTTTAGTGAAACACCAAAACCTGACATGAGCGACTACATCTACCCATTATATATAGAAGAATCAGCAAAAAATGGAAGTCCAAAACATATCGATACAATGCCTGGACAATACAGATACTCAGTAGATGATGCAGTAGAATATGCAGGAAAACTAGAAGATAAAGGACTAACATCTGTAATACTCTTTGGAATACCAGATCATAAAGATGAAGTAGCATCAAGTGCATATGATCCTAATGGAATAATTCAACAAACAATACGTGCACTAAAAGAACAGACAAATCTTGTTGTTTTAGGTGATGTGTGTATGTGTGAATATACAAACCATGGACACTGTGGAATAATCAATGATGATGGATATGTACAAAATGATCCAACACTAGAATATCTATCAAAAATAGCAGTAAGCTATGCTGATGCAGGTGTAGATGTAATAGCACCAAGTGATATGATGGATGGACGTGTAGATGCAATAAGAACAGCACTTGACTTAAATGATTATGTAAATACACCAATCTTTTCATATGCAGCAAAATATGCATCAACATACTATGCACCATTTAGAGATGCAGCAGATTCAGCACCAAGCTTTGGTGATAGAAAATCATACCAGATGGATCCAGGAAACTTCAATGAAGCAATACGTGAAGTAGAACTTGACGTACTTGAAGGTACAGATGCAATAATTGTAAAACCAGCACTTGCATATCTTGACGTACTACGTGAAGTAAAACAGACATTTAAAATGCCAACAATAGCATACCAGGTAAGTGGTGAATATTCAATGATCTGTGCAGGAATAGAAAAAGGATACATTACAAAAGACTTACTCTATGAAACACTTCTAAGTATAAAACGTGCTGGTGCAGATATGATAATAAGCTACTTTGTACCAATGCTAGCAGAAGACTTATAA